The genomic window CCACCACCCTGCACGCCAGCCCCTTGCTCCGCTGTGAGCTCACCTACGCTGGGAGTACCCAAACCCTAGAGGCCACGCCCGTGGACGATCCGTACCCGGTGGCATCGGTGGATGTGGGCGGGCGTTTTTACTTCAAGGCAGTAGTGGTGGGGCGCGGTGCACAGCCGGAGTACATCAAAACCTATGCCTACCTCGACACCCGCACCCAGCCGGTGCTGGTGCAGCAGGCCACGTATTTACCGCCCTTCGCCACTGCGCCGGGGGGCCAACGGCTGACGGGTAAACAGTTTGTGTACGCAGGCCCCGTGGAGCGGGAGCTGCAATACGAGTGTGTACTGCACGGGGTGCAACCATGAAGCGCCCCACCCTCAACAACGTGCTCGGCCTGCTGCTCGCAGGCACTATCGCCCTGCTGGGCCACAGCGCAGCCGTGGCGCAGCCGGTGCCACCAACCAAGGACGAGTCGGGCTGGGTAACGCTGGTGTTTGCCGGGGACATCGTGCTCGACGATGTGGCGGGCGCCATGATCGAACGGGGCGAAGACCCGTTTGGCGGCTTTCGGGACTTTTTTGCGAAGGCGGATATCCGCATTGGCAACCTCGAGTGCGTAGTGGCCACCACCGGCTCGGCGGGCGACAAAAACTTCACCTTCCGGGCCCACCCGCGGACCTTGCCGGTGCTCAAGCGCCACTTCGATGCGCTGGCCCTGGCCAACAACCACTCGGGCGACTATGGCCGCGAGGCATTTGCCGAAATGCTCACCCTGCTACCGGCCGCCGGGCTGCAGTACTTTGGCGGTGGCCGCAACCTGAAAGAGGCCCACGCGCCGCTGATCATGGAGCGCAAGGGCCTGCGGATTGCGCTGCTGAGCTACAACGAGTTCATGCCGCGCAGTTTTGAGGCGGACTTTGATGCGCCGGGCATCGCCTGGAGCGAAGATGAGCAGGTGGTGGCCGACATACGTGCCGCCCGAGCCCTGCACCGCGCGGATTTGGTGATTCCCGTGATGCATTGGGGGTGGGAAAACGAGCTGGTGGCCAACAACCGCCAACGCAGCTTGGCCCGCCGCATGGTGGATGCCGGCGCAGA from Rhodoferax potami includes these protein-coding regions:
- a CDS encoding CapA family protein produces the protein MKRPTLNNVLGLLLAGTIALLGHSAAVAQPVPPTKDESGWVTLVFAGDIVLDDVAGAMIERGEDPFGGFRDFFAKADIRIGNLECVVATTGSAGDKNFTFRAHPRTLPVLKRHFDALALANNHSGDYGREAFAEMLTLLPAAGLQYFGGGRNLKEAHAPLIMERKGLRIALLSYNEFMPRSFEADFDAPGIAWSEDEQVVADIRAARALHRADLVIPVMHWGWENELVANNRQRSLARRMVDAGADAVIGGHPHVTQDIDYHQGKPIVYSVGNFVMKETDNDDQRRAWVLKLRLSAQGVQAFETRAVNIDLQGIPTPDPTRATPCWRRGEAGTRLCTPTD